The genomic segment CGGCCGCGGCCCTGGTGCGCGACGGCGTCCTGATCGCGGCGGTCGAGGAGGAGCGCCTCAACCGGATCAAACACACCACCAAGTTCCCGAGCAATGCCATCCGTGCCTGCCTGGAAACGGCGGGCGTGACCCCGGCCGACGTCGACGCGGTCGGCTACTACTTTCCCGAGTCCTACCTGGACTTCATGCTCAACGGGCTCTACGTCGACAATCCCTCGGTGCCCGCCCGCTATTCGCGACAACTCGTCAAGGACCGGCTGAGCCGTGACCTGGGCTGGGAACTCGGCGACGACAAGCTCTTCTTCGCGTCGCACCATCGTGCCCACGCGATGTCCGGCCTCGCCCGCTCCGGCATGGCGGACGCGCTGGTCGTGGTCCTCGACGGCATGGGCGAGGACTGTTCCGGCACGATCTTCGGTGCGCCGGACGGCCGGCTGGAAACCCTGGCCAAGCTGCCGATGCACAACTCGCTCGGCCTGCTCTACATGGGCGCCACCCGACACCTCGGATTCCGCTTCGGTGACGAGTACAAGGTGATGGGCCTGGCGCCGTACGGGGATCCCGCCGTCCACCGCGCGGTGTTCGAGTCGATGTACACGCTGAACGCGGACGGAGGCTACGACTTCGACCGGCACGCGCTGTCCCTGGACTACGTCGGCGGGGTGTTCCTCGCCCACGGACTGCCGCCCCGGCGCTCGACGGATCCGGTGGAGCAGCGACACAAGGACTTCGCCGCCGGACTGCAGGAGATGTTGGAACGCATCGTGCTGCACCTGATGGGGCACTGGAGCCGATCCGCGCGGTACACCGCGTTGGTGTTCAGCGGCGGCGTCGCGCACAACTGCAGCCTCAACGGCGCCATTCTCCGCTCGGGGCTCTTCGACGAGATGTTCGTACACCCCGCCTCCCACGACGCGGGTACGGCGGAGGGCGCGGCGCTGCTGGCGCAGGAGACGTTGGCCGGCCCGGTGCGGCGCGGGGAGCGGTTGCGCAGCGCGAGCGTGGGCCCCGGCCTCGGCGGCACGCATACGATCGAACGGCAACTCGCGGCATGGGAGGGGCTGATCGAGTACGAGCGGCCCGCCGACCTCGTCGACACCACGGCCCGGCTGCTCGCCGACGGCGCCGTGCTCGGCTGGGCGCAGGGCCGCTCCGAGTTCGGCCCGCGCGCGCTGGGCCACCGCAGCATCCTCGCCGATCCCCGGCCGGCGGAGAACCGGACCCGGATCAACGCGATGATCAAGAAGCGGGAGAGCTTCCGACCCTTCGCGCCGATGGTCGTGTCCGAGGCGGCCGACACCTACTTCGAACTGCCGAAGACGGCCGCCGACTACGACTTCATGTCGTTCGTGGTGCGGGTTCGCCCCGAGCATCGGCGAACGCTCGGCGCGGTCACCCACGTCGACGGCACCGCCCGGATCCAGGTCGTCGAGCCGGAGGTGAACGAGCGGGTCCACCGCCTCGTCGCCCGCTTCGGCGAACTCACCGGCACCCCGGTGCTGTTGAACACGTCGATGAACAACGACGCGGAACCCATCGTGCAGAGCGTCGAGGACGCGGTGACCTGTCTGCTGACCACCGAACTCGACGGTCTGGTCGTCGACGAGTTCGTGGTTCGGCGGCGCCCCGGATTCCTGACGGCCCTCGACGACCTCGTCCCGCGTCTTCGCCCGGTCACGAGACTGATCAGGACCGCCAAGGCGACGAGTTCCGGGGGAAGCGTCGTCTTCCACGAGATCGTCCTCGACTACGCCACCGGACCACGGGCCGCGGTCTCGCCGGAGATGTTCGCGCTCCTGGAACGGGCGGACGGTGTCGCCACGTTCGCCGCCCTCGCGGCCGGCACCTCGACCGAACCGCTCAGGACCGAACTGTACGCCCTGTGGCAGCGGCGCTTCTTCTCGCTGACACCGGCGCCCGTGCGCTCGGCAGAGCCCGGTCGGTCCCCCCGACGCCCGTCGGGCGACTGATCCTCGGGTCGACCACCAGGTGAGGAGACACGAGGTACGCATGCCCATTCCCGTCGGCGACCCCGTCGCCTACCCCTTCAACGAAGCCGCCGGCCTGGAGTTGTCCGCGCGGTACGCCCGGGCCCAGCACGCCGACGGACTGCCGCGCGTGCGACTGCCCTACGGCGAACCCGCCTGGCTCGTCACGCGCTACGCGGATGCCAGACTGGTCCTGGGCGACCCGAGGTTCAGCCGCGCCGCTTGCACCGTGCGTGACGAGCCGCGCGAGCAACCGGGCCGGGTCACCGCGGGCATCGGTGCCACGGACCCGCCCGACCACACCCGGTTGCGCAAGCTGGTGGCCAAGGCGTTCACCGTGCAGCGGATGGAGCGGCTGCGCCCGGGCATCCGCGCCCTGGCCGAGGATTTGGCGCAGGACCTGGCGGACTCGGGCCCGCCCGCCGACCTCGTGGAGTCCTTCGCGCTCCCGCTTCCCGTCGCCGTGATCTGCCGACTGCTCGGGGTGCCCGAGGCGGACCGTCCGCTCTTTCGCGCCTGGAGCGACGACGCGGTGTCCAGCAACGCCGCCGAGCAGGTGGCGGCGAGCATGCGCGAGTTGAGCGCCTACATGGTCGAGTTGATCGCCGAACACCGCGTGCGACCCGCGGACGACCTGATCACCGAGTTGATCGAGGCCCGCGACGTCGAGGAGCGGCTCTCCGAGGCCGAGTTGGTCGAGCAGTGCATGGGGCTGCTGATCGCGGGCCACGAGGCCACCGCGATGCTGATTCCGAACTTCGTCCACCTTCTGCTCGGCCGGTACGGCGGGCTCGGGTGGCTGCGCGACGAGCCCGACCGTATCCCGGCGGCGGTCGAGGAGTTGTTGCGCTTCGTCCCGCTGCGCACCGGGGCCCTCGCGGCGCGCTGGGCCACCGAGGACGTCGAGGTCGGCGGGATGCTGGTGCGGGCGGGCGAACCCGTCATGGTCTCGGTGGGCGCCGCCAACCGCGATGCGCGGCGTTTTTCCGCTCCCGACGCGCTCGACCCGGGCCGCGAGGGCAATCGGCACATGGCGTTCGGCCACGGGGTGCATCACTGCGTCGGCGCGCCGTTGGCCCGCCTGGAGTTGCAGGAGGCGCTGCGCGCTCTGGCCCTGCGGATGCCGAGCCTGTATCCGGCCGGTGCCGTGGTCTGGAAGAGTCGTTCGCTCGTCCGAGGTCCGCACACCATGCCGGTGGGGTGGTGAGGGCGGTGCCGCTCTGGCGGGTGGTGGTGGATCGCGACCGCTGCATGGGCTCGGGCGTCTGCGTCGCCCTGGCCGCTTCGCTGTTCGTCCTGGACGACGAACGCTCCCGGCCGCGGGCCGAGCACGTCGCCCCGGACGAGACGGTGCTCGACGCGGCCGACTGCTGCCCGGCGCGGGCCGTCACCGTGACGGAGAACGGACGGGTGATCGGCCCGCGCGACTGACAGTTCCGGGCACGTGGCCGACCCGCGCGTGTCCCCGCACCACGAAGGATCCCACGCGGGAACGGCCGTCGACGACGCCGTCCCCGTCGATCGTCGTCCCCGTTGCCGAAAGGGGCATCGTATGCAGAACACCGAATATCTCGAGTTGGTGGAGACGGCCGGCGGCCGGGAGAACCATTACGCGCGCGTCGTCGATCGGTACTACGAACTCGTGACGCCGATGTGCCGTGACGTGTGGTCGGACTCGTTTCACCTCGCGTGGTTCGCCGAGGGGCAACGACTGCACGAGGCGCAGCGCACGATGCAGCGGTGGCTCGCGGACCGGGGCGGGTTCACGGCGGGCGACGAACTCCTCGATGTCGGCTGCGGCATCGGGGGCCCGGCCGCGAACGTGGCCGAGTACACCGGTGCCACGGTGACGGGTGTGAACATCTGCGGCCACCAGGTCCGGGTCGCCCGTTCCCTGCACACCGGCGACGTGGGCAGGCGACTGACCTTCGTCGAGGCGGACGCGATGCACCTCCCCTACGGTCCGGCGGAGTTCGACGGCGTCTACTCGATCGAGGCGCTGTGCTACACGCCCGACAAATCCCGCGCCTACGCGGAGGTGGCCCGGGTCGTCAAGCCGGGCGGCGCGTTCGTGGGCGCGGACTGGTTCTGTGCGGACGACCTCTCGGAGGCGGACTACGCGCGGTGGGTGGAGCCGATGTGTCGGGCGTTCGCCATCCCGCGCGTGATCCCGTTCGGCGCGGTCCGGGAACACCTGGAGACCGCCGGGTTCGAGGTCGAGTCGGTGTCGCGGTACGACGACCACGGCGACGTCGCCCCGAACTGGCGGCTGTGCGACGACAATGCGGCGAGCGCGGCCGGGGCGGGCGCCGGCGCCGGCTCGGACTCTCGGCCGGAGAGCTTCGAATCCCTGCTGGAGGCGTCGGCGCCCGCACTTCGCGACGCATGCACGGCGGGCAAGGTGATCATGGGCTGTTGGGTCGCCCGCAGGCGAGGGTGACGACGCCGCGAACCGTCCTTCCGAACGAAAGAGCGAACATGACGGACAACGCGAGGTTCGGCCCGGTTCCGGGAGCGCTGCCCCTGCTCGGTCACGCGGTGCGACTCGGCAGGCGACCGCTCGACTTCCTCGCCTCCCTGCCGGCGTACGGCGACCTGGTCGAGATCAGGCTCGGACCCGTGCCGTTCCATGTGCTCTGCGACCCCGATCTGGTGCACCAGGTCCTCGTGGACGACCGGACCTACGACAAGGGCGGGGCGATCTTCGACCTCGTGCGCACCGTGGCCGGCAACGGCCTGGCGACCTGCCCGCACGACGACCACCGCGGGCAACGTCGGCTGCTGCAGCCGGCGTTCCACCGCGACCGGCTTCCCGGCTATGCCAAGGTGATGTCCGCCGAGGTGTCCACGATGCTCGACGGCTGGACGGCGAACCGCGAACTCGACGTGCTGGTCACCGTGAACGAGTTCGCCGCGAGCCTGGCCACCCGCACCCTGTTCGCCGCCGAACTCGACGACGCCACATTCGAGGAGCTGCGGCTGTGCATGCACACCGTCATGACCGGCATGATGCGCCGGATGCTCCTGCCCTGGTCCTTCCTGAACCGGCTGCCGACCCCGGCCAACCGCCGCTTCGCGCAGGCCCGCGCACGGCTCAGGCGCTACGTCGTCCAACTCACTGCGGACTACCGGCGCGCGGGCGTGGACCACGGGGACCTGCTGTCCATCCTGCTGGCCGTCCGCAACGAGGACGGCCGGGGGTTGACCGACGCCGAGATCCACGACCAGGTCTTCACGTTCTACCTCGGCGGCAGTGAGACCACGGCCCCCTCGCTGGCGTGGTCGTTGTACCTGCTGGGCCGCAACCCGGACATCCGCGGGCGACTCCACGACGAGGTCGACGCCGTGCTCTGCGGGCGGGTCGCCGAGTTCGACGACATCCCGAAACTGGACCTGACCCGACGGGTGATCATGGAGTCGCTGCGCCTGTACCCGCCGGGCTGGCTGTTCACCCGGGTGACCACCAAGGACACCGAACTGGCGGGCCGCCGGCTGCCGGCGGGTTCGGTCGTGCTGTACAGCCCGCACATCGTGCAGCACCGCGCCGACCTGTTCCCCGAGCCCGAACGTTTCGACCCGGACCGGTGGCTGGACGACGGCCCCCGACCGCCCCGGGGCGGGTTCACCCCCTTCGGCGCCGGCGCCCGCAAGTGCATCGGGGAGGTCTTCGCGCTGACCGAGGCCACCCTCGCGCTGGCCTCCATCGCGGCCCGCTGGGAACTCGACCCGCTGCCCGGCGCCCGCGAACGGCTCACGCCACGCCTGTCGTCCACACCCCGCTCGCTCCCGATGTCCCTGCGCGAGCGCACGCCGGACGCCGGCCGGACGGATCCCACCGTGTCCCGCGACACCGTCGTCCACCCACGTCGCCGGGGCATCCACCACACCTGAAGGAGGGCCAACGATGGAAGAACGCACCGCGGCGCCGACCGCTCCCGTGGCCGAGGAGGTCGGGCAGCTCTACGACCGCATGACCGACATCGCCGCCGACTTCCTCGGCGACGACGCACGGCAGGGCTACAACGCGCACCTGGGCTATTGGGACACCCCCGACAGCGAACTCACCTACGACGAGGCCACCGATCGGCTCACCGACGTCATGGTGGAACGCCTGCGGATCGGCGCCGGCGGCCGGCTGCTCGACGTGGGCTGCGGCGTCGGCGCGCCGGCGGTGCGGATCGCCCGCCTCACCGGGGCGAGCGTGACGGGCATCTCGGTCAGCAAGGAGCAGATCGCCCGCGCCGAGGCACTGGCACGGGAGACGCCGTTCCCGGACCGCCTCGACTTCCGCGTCGCCGACGCCATGGAACTTCCCTTTCCCGACGCCTCGTTCGATGCCGTGATGGCGCTCGAATCGATGTGCCACATGCCCGACCGGGTGCAGGTCTACCGCGAGATGCGGCGGGTGCTCCGCCCCGGGGGCAGGATCGTGGCCACCGACTTCCACGGCCGCAGCGCATCGCCCTCCCCCGACCGGCTGGCCCTCCAGCGGACGATGGGGTCGACGACCGTGCGGATCGACGACTATCCACAGCTGATGCGCACGTCGGGCCTGCGATTCCTGGAA from the Embleya scabrispora genome contains:
- a CDS encoding carbamoyltransferase, translating into MLTIGLNGNFSPGDSDLVPGLREYMYHDAAAALVRDGVLIAAVEEERLNRIKHTTKFPSNAIRACLETAGVTPADVDAVGYYFPESYLDFMLNGLYVDNPSVPARYSRQLVKDRLSRDLGWELGDDKLFFASHHRAHAMSGLARSGMADALVVVLDGMGEDCSGTIFGAPDGRLETLAKLPMHNSLGLLYMGATRHLGFRFGDEYKVMGLAPYGDPAVHRAVFESMYTLNADGGYDFDRHALSLDYVGGVFLAHGLPPRRSTDPVEQRHKDFAAGLQEMLERIVLHLMGHWSRSARYTALVFSGGVAHNCSLNGAILRSGLFDEMFVHPASHDAGTAEGAALLAQETLAGPVRRGERLRSASVGPGLGGTHTIERQLAAWEGLIEYERPADLVDTTARLLADGAVLGWAQGRSEFGPRALGHRSILADPRPAENRTRINAMIKKRESFRPFAPMVVSEAADTYFELPKTAADYDFMSFVVRVRPEHRRTLGAVTHVDGTARIQVVEPEVNERVHRLVARFGELTGTPVLLNTSMNNDAEPIVQSVEDAVTCLLTTELDGLVVDEFVVRRRPGFLTALDDLVPRLRPVTRLIRTAKATSSGGSVVFHEIVLDYATGPRAAVSPEMFALLERADGVATFAALAAGTSTEPLRTELYALWQRRFFSLTPAPVRSAEPGRSPRRPSGD
- a CDS encoding cytochrome P450 — protein: MPIPVGDPVAYPFNEAAGLELSARYARAQHADGLPRVRLPYGEPAWLVTRYADARLVLGDPRFSRAACTVRDEPREQPGRVTAGIGATDPPDHTRLRKLVAKAFTVQRMERLRPGIRALAEDLAQDLADSGPPADLVESFALPLPVAVICRLLGVPEADRPLFRAWSDDAVSSNAAEQVAASMRELSAYMVELIAEHRVRPADDLITELIEARDVEERLSEAELVEQCMGLLIAGHEATAMLIPNFVHLLLGRYGGLGWLRDEPDRIPAAVEELLRFVPLRTGALAARWATEDVEVGGMLVRAGEPVMVSVGAANRDARRFSAPDALDPGREGNRHMAFGHGVHHCVGAPLARLELQEALRALALRMPSLYPAGAVVWKSRSLVRGPHTMPVGW
- a CDS encoding ferredoxin, with protein sequence MPLWRVVVDRDRCMGSGVCVALAASLFVLDDERSRPRAEHVAPDETVLDAADCCPARAVTVTENGRVIGPRD
- a CDS encoding SAM-dependent methyltransferase; this translates as MQNTEYLELVETAGGRENHYARVVDRYYELVTPMCRDVWSDSFHLAWFAEGQRLHEAQRTMQRWLADRGGFTAGDELLDVGCGIGGPAANVAEYTGATVTGVNICGHQVRVARSLHTGDVGRRLTFVEADAMHLPYGPAEFDGVYSIEALCYTPDKSRAYAEVARVVKPGGAFVGADWFCADDLSEADYARWVEPMCRAFAIPRVIPFGAVREHLETAGFEVESVSRYDDHGDVAPNWRLCDDNAASAAGAGAGAGSDSRPESFESLLEASAPALRDACTAGKVIMGCWVARRRG
- a CDS encoding cytochrome P450, whose amino-acid sequence is MTDNARFGPVPGALPLLGHAVRLGRRPLDFLASLPAYGDLVEIRLGPVPFHVLCDPDLVHQVLVDDRTYDKGGAIFDLVRTVAGNGLATCPHDDHRGQRRLLQPAFHRDRLPGYAKVMSAEVSTMLDGWTANRELDVLVTVNEFAASLATRTLFAAELDDATFEELRLCMHTVMTGMMRRMLLPWSFLNRLPTPANRRFAQARARLRRYVVQLTADYRRAGVDHGDLLSILLAVRNEDGRGLTDAEIHDQVFTFYLGGSETTAPSLAWSLYLLGRNPDIRGRLHDEVDAVLCGRVAEFDDIPKLDLTRRVIMESLRLYPPGWLFTRVTTKDTELAGRRLPAGSVVLYSPHIVQHRADLFPEPERFDPDRWLDDGPRPPRGGFTPFGAGARKCIGEVFALTEATLALASIAARWELDPLPGARERLTPRLSSTPRSLPMSLRERTPDAGRTDPTVSRDTVVHPRRRGIHHT
- a CDS encoding SAM-dependent methyltransferase — translated: MEERTAAPTAPVAEEVGQLYDRMTDIAADFLGDDARQGYNAHLGYWDTPDSELTYDEATDRLTDVMVERLRIGAGGRLLDVGCGVGAPAVRIARLTGASVTGISVSKEQIARAEALARETPFPDRLDFRVADAMELPFPDASFDAVMALESMCHMPDRVQVYREMRRVLRPGGRIVATDFHGRSASPSPDRLALQRTMGSTTVRIDDYPQLMRTSGLRFLELRDITDETLPKSFAFLAERADKLRFEFDDTEAACFYNPQSVIDVPALGYLLVVAQRPLDG